cGGTTACGCACATTTGTACTCGATGGGGCGAGTTTACGTTAATAATAATGCTCTTACTATTCTGTTATAACAAATGCTAGCTAGCTGGCAAGATAATGCAATTACTTTATCAGATGTCTGTATCTCACTATACGTTTTCTGGTGCATGTATTTACCAACCCAATCATGTCATCATTTGTGtcacagtctctctctgcagtaggacAGAATGGTCCGCAGATCCAGTATCAGTATTCGGCCCAACGTCAGGCCGGCGGGCAGAGGCCCAGCAGCCCTAGCCTCCTCCCAAGACACTCCTCCATTATCCCAGGCCACCGAGGCTCCTTCCCAGGCAGGGGGCCAGGAGGTGGACACCACCCCTACTGCAGTGCCAGAAACCTCCACATAGTCCACCACAcccagagagtgagaaagagtctgtcattaaatcaaatgtattataGTCCCTTTTACAGCAACATTTGTCAATGATTAGTTGCTGCTGGCCAGCAGTCAGAACTGGTTCTGGATGTTATTAACCTCTCATAGGATGTATAATTGTTGTAGAATTGAGAACTGTTCAAGGTAACATGGGTTATACACATGAGTAACTTGCCTCTTTCCCAACAACCATCCACTGACTGCGTGGCTGCTCACGTATTCCTTGATTGTCAGCATTGTTTCTGATCCTTTTGTCTTTTGGTATAGTGATGATAAAGACCCAAATGGTGAGGCTTCCAGTGGCACCCCCTCAGACAGTATTCAAAGGAGGAAGAGGTTCTCTTTCATGCCAAACTTTGCCAAACGCCGGGCGGCCCCCCAGCGAGACAGATGCTGGACCCCCACAGGGCATGAGATGCCCAAGGCGGAGGCCCTCTGGAGGTAGTAGGCAGGCCAAAGTACACCCCAAACCCAGCCCCCTGTTCCCATCTTCCCCAGCCCCTGAGACAACAACCCCCCCACCGGGGAAGCAGGCAGTGGATTACTCATCCCCGTCACACCAGACCCTGCAGGCAGCAGACAAGGAGGAAACATCCTCACAGCTCACCAAACAAGACAAAGGCAGCATCCAATTAGATTTGTTGAAAAAAACACCAGCCACTAAAGCTCCATCCACTCCATCAGAGAATGTCCCATCATCCTCCCTTTAACACGAAGAGGGCATCTCAGTATCTGAGAGAGCTAAGACTCTGGTagccaggtctgtgtctgttggGCTCACCGGGTTGGCACCAAGAAAGTCCAGGCTTAGCAGGTTCCTGAATGACCCAACGGACCTGCAGAGGCTGGCCAAGGCCCGGAAGCTCAGAGAACTGCTGAGACAGGAGATGAAAAAGGAAAAGGTGAGATTGGTTTCAGTCTCACTGATTTTCTTTAGTTCAGAGATTAAGGATTGATAAAGTAATCTTGTTAAGCGAACACATGATGCATGTTTGATAGCACAGACTCTGCAGAGAGTGTAAGATTATTATTGCAAATTGATAGGTTAAGTGAAGCACTTAGTGTACCtacaacacatacagttgaagtcggaagtttacatacacttaggttggagtcattaaaacttgtttttcaaccacgccacagatttcttgttaacaaactatagttttggcaagtcggttaggacatctactttgtgcatgatagtaacttttacaacaattgtttacagacagattatttcacttataattcactgcatcacaattccagtgggtcagaagtttacatacactaagttgactgtgcctttaaacagcttgggaaattccagaaaatcatgtcatggctttagaagcttctgataggctaattgatgcctaaaggtaccacgttcatctctacaaacaatagtatgcaagtataaacaccatgggaccacgcagccatcataccgctcaggagggagatgcgttctgtctcctagagatgaatgcactttggtgcgaaaaatccaaatcaatctcagaacaacagcaaaggaccttgcgaagatgctggcggaaacaggtacaaaagtatctatatccacagtaaaacaagtcctatatcgacataacctgaaaggccgctcagcaaggaagaagccactgctccaaaaccggcataaaaaaatCCAagctatggtttgcaactgcacatggggacaaagatcatactttttggagaaatgtcctctggtctgatgaaacaaaaatagaactgtttggccataatgaccattgttatgtttggaggaaaaagggggaggcttgcaagccgaagaacatcatcccaaccttgaagcacaggggtggcagcatcatgttgtgggcgtgctttgctgcaggaggaacaggtgcacttcacaaaatagatggcatcacgaggcaggaaaattatgtggatatattgaagcgacatcaagacatcagtcaggaagttaaagcttggtcgcaaatgtgtcttccaaatggacaatgaccccaagcatacttccaatgttgtggaaaaatggcttaaggacaacaaagtcaaggtattgaagtggccatcacaaagccctgaccttaatcctgtagaaaatgtgtgggcagaactgaaaaggcgtgtgcgatcaaggaggcctactaacctgactcagttacatcagctctgtcaggaggaatgggccaaaattcacccaacttcttgtgggaagcttgtggaaggctacctgaaacgtttgacccaagttaaacaatttaaaggcaatacactcaattagtatttggtagcatgtaaacttctgaccatctgggaatgtgatgaaataaataaaagctgaaataaatcactctctctactattattctgaaatttcacattcttaaaattaaagtggtgatcctaactgacctaaaacagactttttactaggattaaatgtcagtgattatgaaaaactgagtttaaatgtagttggctaaggtgtatggaaacttccgacttcaactgtactatgTCTATATTAGGGGTAGGCAATTTCCATggaggtgggggccacaaaaaaacagaactcatcatgaggggctgcAGTGGCTCATGGGTctgctagactaatttaccaatctaaaacaaatgttgctgacatgggctaattgagtgtcTGCTGATGCATGAATGGGAATACAGCCATGCAtcagttggtcacagataccttaaaagggTAAGGGTGTGGatagggttgcacattttaaTAATATTCAGAGATGGAAACTTTCTGTGGGAATTaatggaaatatatgcaaattaatattactaccatttaaatgtagatgtttcttGCATTGGCTaaatttaccatatcatatggagacagaaacataaaccttttaccttatcataagtggaCATAATTGCGAATGATTAAACCCTCCAatagaaaaaacaaaacaatttagtCACAAATTGatctttaattaaatgagttgactcttcacatgggatgatttctctgaacaacaaaagaaagggaatattgaatgatccccaatgatccatcgcatctcccaaaaacattttcaacatacatctgtaaaatgatagtctagaaactaaagctttggttgtcttcctctcaggcttccatgtcttctccctggacctcctcaatgtccacctcttgactccaaccttgttgaggatggctcgttgtcaggctcaagaATCCTCATATTTGCCCGGATGGCAAACAATTTTTCAACTCTTGTATTCGTCAGCCTGTtggtgctttggtgtgtgttcccaaacaaggaccagttgcgctctgaggcggcgGGATTTAGagacaacaggggaaagagcctgtgagcatcagaggtgaaccagttgcatacacaggtcgagcaagacattcatcagcatttctctgactatgtTCCTATATTGAGTCAAGAAAatgtctgattccaggaggaccatgagctgttgctatcgataaggtgtctttttgccagtcctgtctggtccagcaacggtgggtttgtgcccataggcgatgttgttgccggtgaggacatgccttacaataggcctacaagccctcattcCAGCCTcttctcagcctattgaggacagtctgagcactgatggagggattgtgtgttcctggtgtaactcgggcagttgttgccatcctgttactgtcccgcaggtgtgttgttctgatggaccGATCCTCTGCAGGTGTGGTTAAacttggtctgccactgcgaggacgatcagatgtccgtcctgtctccctgtagtgctgttttAGGCTTCTCACAGTATGgccattgcaatttattgccctggccacatctgcagtcctcatgcctccttgcagcatgcctaaggcatgttcacgcagatgagcagggaccctgggcatctttcttttggtgtttttcagagtctgtagaaaggcctctttagtgtcccaagttgtgaccttaattgcctaccgtctgtaagctgttagtgtcttaaaaaCCATTCCACATGTgtttgttcattaattgttttggtttcttgaacaagcatggggaaacagtgtttaaacactttacaatgaatatctgtgaagtcatttggatttttacaaatgatctttgacagacagggtcttgaaaaagggacgtttctttttttgctgagtttagtagccTAGAGATTCTCAGTTAAATTAGTGGTTGCTGTCACTATTTCCAGATGCTAGATGGCAGCAAAGTAATCTGTcaagataataataatcatataATGTTTCCATTTTAAAGATATCTCTTTATTGCTCCACTGTATATAACCGTGTAATGTTTTCAATGTGCAGAAACTGAGGAAAGCCAAGGTGTGTTTGAGTGAATATAAGCTGGATCCCTCTAAAATGACCATGAGCGATCTTCTATACTACCTGCCTGATACCTACCCCGTGACGTAAGGTTATATATAGGCTACCTTCCGTGTGGGTCCTATACAGTATAATCTGTGTTAAGAGAGTTTTTCTGAGCCCTAAAACCCCTGTGTTGTGTGTTCCTACCAGGTCCTATCTggaagaggaacagagggagaaccAGACTGTTCTGCTGCTCACCCACCCAAGAGAAGTAGGCAGATTACAATGGAAGTGGAATAGATCACACAATATAAAGAGGTGTGCTATGCTGTTTAACCCAACTTAAACAACCATCTCTGTCCCCCACAGGTCCCCTGCGAGGCCCCCAATGCCAGAGGCCCCGGCTGAGACAGCAAGCCAGAGGGAtgaagatgaggatgatgatgacgcTGACGATGGGGCGATTTTGCCGCGAGTGAGGGTGGCAGAGGACGGGTCTCTGATCATCGATGAGTAGAGGTCAGTGTTTAAAGAAGCTTTCTATGGTTCCTTTTGACTTCAATAGCCACTTGCCCGTTATCATGACTCAGTGTGAGCCATGTTACCTGACTTGGTGTGGGTGTGTCCTCCAGTTTGACGATAGAGGTCCTGAGGCAGAAAGGGCCAAATACAGCTGATGATGGAGACCCGATCTTTGAGCATGGCTCCACAACCACCTACTCTAGCTTTAGGAAAGGGACACACGTCAAACCCTGGTGCAACAAAGGTACAGTATGACAACCACTTGGTATCTGATGTGTACTCCCACATCATGCACAACCAGGCAATCTGTATTTGTTTCTGCACATTGAAACCAAAAGTCTTACTTAAACCAAAggtgtgtgtttcatcagagACAGACTTGTTCTTCCTGGCTATCAATATGGTAGGAACAGACTTCTCTATGATTGGACAGCTGTTTCCTCACCGCGGTCGCATTGAGATCAAGGTATATATTACCTGTATACACTATGATAGTCTCAATATTTCCTGTATACAATAGAATATTCTAAATTATTAGCCTCATAACAAATCACTGATATTAAGATATTTGCTTTACTCATCAAATACTGTAGGTTGGGCTGTATCACTTTAAAACTGTACTAggcatttttttctttttttttcttcttttttttcacctttatttaaccaggtaggctagttgagaacacctttatttaaccaggtaggctagttgagaacacctttatttaaccaggtaggctagttgagaacacctttatttaaccaggtaggctagttgagaacacctttatttaaccaggtaggctagttgagaacacctttatttaaccaggtaggctagttgagaacaagttctcatttgcaactgcgacctggccaagataaagcatagcagtgtgaacagacaacacagagttacacatggaataaacaattaacaagtcaataacacagtagaaaaaatgggcagtctatatacaatgtgtgcaaaaggcatgaggaggtaggcgaataattacaatattgcagattaacactggagtgataaatgatcagatgatcatgtacaggtagagatattggtgtgcaaaagagcagaaaaataaataaataaaaacagtgtaaaaacagtatgggaatgaggtaggtgaaaatgggtgggctattttcctatagactatgtacagctgcagcgataggttagctgctcggatagctgatgtttgaagttggtgagggagataaaagtctccaacttcagcgatttttgcaattcgttccagtcacaggcagcagagtactggaacgaaaggcggccaaatgatgtgttggctttagggatgatcagtgagatacacctgctggagcgcgtgctacggatgggtgttgtcatcgtgaccagtgaactgagataaggcggagctttacctagcatggacttgtagatgacctggagccagtgggtctggcgacgaatatgtagtgagggccagccgactagagcatacaagtcgcagtggtgggtggtataaggtgctttagtgacaaaacggatggcactgtgatagactgcatccagtttgctgagtagagtgttggaagccattttgtagatgacatcgccgaagtcgaggatcggtaggatagtcagttttactagggtaagcttggcagcgtgagtgaaggaggctttgttgcggaatagaaagccgactcttgatttgattttcgattggagatgtttgatgtgggacTGGAAGGAgggtttgcagtctagccagacacctaggtacttatagatgtccacatattcaaggtcggaaccatccagggtggtgatgctagtcgggcatgcgggtgcaggcagcgatcggttgaaaagcatgcatttggttttactcgcgtttaagagcagttggaggccacggaaggagtgctgtatggcattgaagcttgtttgaggttagatagcacagtgtccaatgacgggccgaaagtatatagaatggtgtcgtctgcgtagaggtggatcagggaatcgcccgcagcaagagcaacatcattgatatatacagagaaaagagtcggcccgagaattgaaccctgtggcacccccatagagactgccagaggaccggacagcatgccctccgatttgacacactgaactctgtctgcaaagtaattggtgaaccaggcaaggcagtcatccgaaaaaccgaggctgttgagtctgccgataagaatagggtgattgacagagtcgaaagccttggcgaggtcgatgaagacggctgcacagtactgtcttttatcgatggcggttatgatatcatttagtaccttgagtgtggctgaggtgcacccgtgaccggctcggaaaccagattgcacagcggagaaggtacggtgggattcgagatggtcagtgacctgtttgttgacttggctttcgaagaccttagataggcagggcaggatggatataggtctgtaacagtttgggtccagggtgtctccccctttgaagagggggatgactgcggcagctttccaatccttggggatctcagacgatatgaaagagaggttgaacaggctggtaataggggttgcgacaatggcggcagatagtttcagaaatagcgggtccagattgtcaagcccagctgatttgtacgggtccaggttttgcagctctttcagaacatctgctatctggatttgggtaaaggagaacctggagaggcttgggtgaggagctacggggggggggcggagctgttggccgaggttggagtagccaggcggaaggcatggccagccgttgagaagtgcttattgaagttttcgataatcatggatttatcggtggagacagtgttacctagcctcagtgcagtgggcagctgggaggaggtgctcttgttctccatggacttcacagtgtcccagaactttttggagttggagctacaggatgcaaacttctgcctgaagaagctggccttagctttcctgactgcaTGGTTGTGTTACTGCAGGTTTATAATTTGGTCTCCTGGTTTTTTATCTTTCAGAACAAGTtcaagaaagagaagagagcaaacagctggaggatAGACAAGGCCTTCAGTCATTTTGGGAAACTATTTTATCAGAAGCATATTACTATACTTAGTCATTATAGATGGGATTGGGGAATCAAACGCATTATGGTATTTTCTCTGTTCAGAGGAGAGGCGTAGGCTGGATCTGGAGTTCTTCACTAGCCTCTTGGAGAAGATCTTGGGCATCGAGGCGAAGAGTAACAAAAACAACAAGTCCCCCACGGAGAAGAAAATTATAAAGGAAAATAAGAGAAAACCAAAAGGTA
The sequence above is a segment of the Oncorhynchus gorbuscha isolate QuinsamMale2020 ecotype Even-year linkage group LG16, OgorEven_v1.0, whole genome shotgun sequence genome. Coding sequences within it:
- the LOC123999848 gene encoding LOW QUALITY PROTEIN: transcription factor TFIIIB component B'' homolog (The sequence of the model RefSeq protein was modified relative to this genomic sequence to represent the inferred CDS: substituted 1 base at 1 genomic stop codon): MVRRSSISIRPNVRPAGRGPAALASSQDTPPLSQATEAPSQAGGQEVDTTPTAVPETSTYDDKDPNGEASSGTPSDSIQRRKRFSFMPNFAKRRAAPQRDRCWTPTGHEMPKAEALWRHEEGISVSERAKTLVARSVSVGLTGLAPRKSRLSRFLNDPTDLQRLAKARKLRELLRQEMKKEKIVCSWCNSGSCCHPVTVPQKLRKAKVCLSEYKLDPSKMTMSDLLYYLPDTYPVTIICPIWKRNRGRTRLFCCSPTQEKSPARPPMPEAPAETASQRDEDEDDDDADDGAILPRVRVAEDGSLIIDEXSLTIEVLRQKGPNTADDGDPIFEHGSTTTYSSFRKGTHVKPWCNKETDLFFLAINMVGTDFSMIGQLFPHRGRIEIKNKFKKEKRANSWRIDKAFSHFGKLFYQKHITILSHYRWDWGIKRIMVFSLFRGEA